The genomic region AAGAACCAAAAGGCCACATGAATGCACCAAATAACCCCCAGGTAGTAGAAATTGGAGGAAGTGGGGAGAATCAGGATTGGGATGTGGTGGAGGAGCCTTCATGCTGCTCCTTGGTGGCACCAAGCCATTGGGTCCTGTCACATGGAACCACAGACCTGCCAAAAACTTCAACAGGTTTTTGCCCTCTCTCCTTGAAAGAGtaacaaaaccaagaaatgtGACAATTCTGAAGTCTGGTTTTGGAGTGTTAAAAGTGCTTTTCTTGGCTGGATGCTGCCATGGAGGCGCATGGTCCCAATGATGCCATCAAGATCTGCAAGGTCCCTGTGCCATCGAGCAAGGTGTGCATGATCTTTACATTATTATATAAGGTGTGCATTGTCCCTACAGAAATGCACAAGGTGTGCCTGGTCCCCGTGCTCCACACAAGGTGTGCAGGGTCCCTGTGCCATCAGGAAAGGTGCTGGCAGTCCTTGAGCCACCGTGCAAGAGGTTCCTGGTCCTCGTGCTTCCAGGTGAGGTGTGAATGGTTATTCCATCTCTGTGCAAGGTGCAAcaggtccctgtgccaccaggaATGGTGTGCACAGTCTCTGTGCCATCAGGAGTGGTGTGCACGGTCCCTATGCCATCAGGAATGGTGTGTGTGATCCTCATGCTGCCATGTGAACTGTGCATGGACCCTGCATCCCTGAGCAAGTCGTGCACGGTCTCTGTGCCATCAAGGAAGGCGTGCATGGCCCTTACACCATTTTACAAGGTACGCACGGTCCTTGCACCATCATACAAGGTGTCTCCGCTGTTCCAGGAGCACAGGCCATTCTCCCTCCCACCAGACACCGTTTCTCGCCCGGCACGGGTGAATCCCGGAGCGCTGCTGCCAtgcccccgcagccccggctcaGCGCAGGCCCCggccggggcagggcaggcaggggcagcaggagcagagcccgagGGCCGCCCTCAGCAGGGCCGAGCGCCGCGACGGCCGCTGGTATTTGGCGGCTCTCTTCACCCCGCCGCCCGTCTGGGCCGCGTAGTCCAGGGTGCGCAGGACGTGCTGCTCCACGCTGTCGGCAGCGCCgtgctgctgggccagcagcccctccagctGCACGAACAGCCCgcgcagctccagcagctgcgcCTCCAGCTCCATGAGCTGCCGCTGCCGCGCCTGGGCCAGGCCCAGGTGATGCTTGGCCTTGAGCTCCTCCAGGTCGCGGCCGACGATGCGAGGCCCCTGCGGGCTCTCGGCCAGCAGATCCACGTCCTGGGCGCCCAGGTTGATGCCCGCCAGCTCCGCCTGCCTCTGGATCTGCTCCTTCAGCCGGTGCCGGTAGCGGCTCTCCCGGGCGTAGTGGCGGGCGAGGACGGCGCCGTAGCGgcgcagcagcagccacagctgggtcTGGCGGACGCGGGGCCCCGCTCGCCCCGAGGCCCCGACCGGGGCCGCCGGCGGCGCTCCCAGCCGGGGCTGCAGGGCCGCGGCCTGGCGGGCGAAGGCGGCGCGGGCCGCTCCGAGGCCGCTCTTCTCGCGGGCGATGCTCTCCTCCGAGGTGCAGCACAGCACCGACTGCTGCGTCCTGTCGATGCTCTCCGAGAGCTGCTCCAGCCGCTCCAGCGCCCGCCACAGCTCGGCCGCCTCCCGCAGCGCCCGGCCCACGGGGCTGGCGTCGTCCCCGACGAACGCGGGGTTGTCGAAGCTCAGGGAGTCGTCGTGCGGGTCCCCCTCGGCCGCCACTCGCTGCTGCAGCTCCGCCAGCCGGTCCCTCATGCTGCGCGGGGCTCCGGCACCGTCTGCGGGGACGTGTGAGGCTGCGGGAGTGCTGCGAGCCTTCCCTGCTGGCCCCAGAGCAAATATTGATGGAGGAGGGCAGGTCCTGCGTCAGCCCCGGCCAGGCACGGCCGGTGGAGGGAAGGGCTCGTCCCGGGCAGAGCGGGGGAAAGGCCCGGGCCGGGAGCGCTGCCAGCACCACCCGCACCTGCGTCACGGGCCGGGCTGCGGCTCCTCACCTGATCCACCGAGGCTCGGCACAAAGACGCTTTCATTCACCCAGGAACAAGGACACCCAGGAGTCCCGACAGACGGGGCACGGAGGGGGTGACCCACCCGGTACCCCCGGCCTTCCAAACGCCTCCGGCCCGCTCCAGACTGCCGCGGCCTCACAATGTACCAAACCCAGCTCCTGGATGTACCAAATGAAGGGCAAATGACACGGAGTCAGTGACTCTGCCgggctggcagggacctgcaggAATCACGGAGCCCAGcgcctggccctgcacagcagcatcccccaaaatcccacccagcgcctggccctgcacagcagcatcctCGAAAATCCCACCCTGGCCCGAGGCGCTGTccaacactcctggagctcGGGTCACGCCGTTCCTGTTGGGAACTGAacagggatggaggcagagcttggcctttccctgctctgcagctcgGGAAGGCTCCGGTGGTGAGGGTGAATTCAAAAAGATGCTCCTGGGGTTTCCAAGCTGGAAATGAGCTTTGGTATGACCCAGCTGTCCCAACATCACTGCAAGGCAGTGCTGAGTCCACTCGCTGCTGAAATGAATAAAAATCACAGCTGAATTCTAAAACATCTataaaaaataccttttaaaaGGTGCTTCTACAAAATGCATTTCCAAAGTGCATGGGGAAAATTGCTGTTCTCTGTCACTCTGGTATTTtatataatgtattttataatgTGCATTATCCCATATGACCTTAACATGATGATATAAAGTATACAACAACTATGATATAATATCAATATAATATCAAATCAATAATATCGACAGAGGGACAGCCAAGGGAGGTTTAGCAAAGGTCAAGCAGGTCTGAAGGGAGTAGAATTCCTTCCCTCCAATGCCATCTGATGGATGTACATAAAGGGGGGCTCCAGCATCTCTGCAAAACAAGTTTAATTTTGTTCTCTGTAAccatcaataaaaaaaaaaaaaaattaaaagaaaataggaaaaaaggcCCTTTTGTCCCTGGGGTTTGGAGGATGAGTGTTGTGTTAAAATGGAGATATTCATTCCCATCAGAGAGGAAATGCCACTGGAATCAGCACAATAAAGTGAAATGTCAAATAAGTCAGCAGATTAATGAGGGGAAAAGTCAAATTAGAAtgacagaatcccagaatcattaATGCTGGGAAAGGCCTCCCAGACCACCGAGTCCAACCTGTACCCAATGCCCAACTTgtcacagcccagagcactgagtgccacctccatccttccttggacacctccaggggtgaggactccaaacctccctgggcagctccttccaATGCCTGGCCACCCTttccaggaagaaattcctgctgagaATATTTATTCCATGTATTTATTGTCAGCACCTGCCCCTGGCTGAGCACGGAGCCTCCCCAGCAGTTCTGCACAAACCCAGCCCCatccacccccaaaatccctgtttAAACAATCTTATCACTGCTGTTTATCAAGGGCAAGAGCAGAGGAGTAATTCCTTGTTTCCCATGAAATATCCCTTAGGTAACAACAGGAACAACCTTTCCCTGGAGCTGTCACCACCTGAACCCACCCGTGTCCCACAGTGGCTGAGGGACCTTGCCcagagcctcctcctcctcccctgctcctttCATGGCATTTTTAGTAATTTCACAGCACTTTCAGGCATATTCCCCTTCTTTTTCCAAGAAATGATTAGCTGCTTCTAcccttttttcccagaaaaattgGATTCTGGAGCCAGACTGGATGGTGATGGGGGTGAGGGtctccatcccatcctgctcAAGACTATATAAGCTTCTCAATCCATTTATAAATAAAGTTTCTATATCCAGTTAATAAAACTTTCAATTAAAACTATAAAATTAGCCAGTTGCGtcagaaagcaatttttttaacCTTAAAACCTCCATTCTAcctacctttttattttttaccttcTAATGTGTCAACTACTCAGGAAGCAATGCAAAACCAAAGTAAGagtttctctttttatttttttttttattaagacaatcccacagctggaaaatgaaacatCCTAGATTACATCAGTGACTTCAAAAAAACtctagaaaaaaatctttacaaatTTACATTTGTACAATACAAAAAACTAACAGCTCATTGCATATAAATATTACATTTGGTCTGCCAACATGTGGCATCAAAATCCCTGAAGTATTCATTAAAGGGACCTGAGATAGCGGATGTGAAGATATGGGCATAAATatcaccttaaaaaaaaataatatagaaaGTAGACATAATTCTAATagttttgtgcatttttttggAGTATTTTAAATCCAGAACACGACCTGGAGAGCCTAAATCATGTGAATTTTGCTCTGACATCAAGTGGTATTTCTACATGAAATCTGCTCTAATGACTCATGGAGGAATGAAGAGCCTGAATTaatatttctacagaaaaataatcctCAGACACTGAGTTCTGAACACACCCGAGCAGCCACCACTCTCTGAGGAAGAATTTTAGGAAGAGAAACTGCAGATTTGGATTTTACCTGTGAATATTCTGGCAGGATCTCACCTCCCTCCCCCCAAACAGCTCCTCACAGACCCAAACCCAGGAAGATCTGCAGTGCTTGCCAgtgaaaacccccaaacccaggaACTGCTCCTGATTTCCCACTGGTGGAATTATTTCCCAACTATTTACACATTTGCCAGctccccagcgtggctgcaGTTACTACCAGGAGTAGTAACTCCAAGTGCTTGGTTTGCCTTGGAAGTCTCACAGACTCGGATCAGGTACCCACATCCACacacaaaaatgtatttcagcACCATTTTTAGAACACTAGAGTTAAGGCTGTGACAGCAATTCCCActggaaatttaaatttttcaggGATTCATAGCACAGTTGTGTGAGTTCGCTGTGGGCCGAACGCGATGTAGTAAAAATATACAAGCTTCCAACAGGTCTTTGCATTTCTAAGACTAAAAAAGGACGAGTTTTTAGACTAAATTTTGCAGGCTGTTACTTACTATACATAAAGGAGTTTTTTTACCATGTGTAAACCTTGGATATATTGAAGAGTTGAAAAGCCTCTGTCGCTCATGCGCAGGGATTTGCTATAATACACATTGTAAGAACACAACAACAGCTCCCTACCTATTAAATATAGAGTCAGCCTTGGAGGGTTAACTGCTCCTTCAGGAAATCATCAGTATTTTATAAAACTCTGCAggatgttttttaaataaaaagataaaatgtaaACACACAAAGACGTTTTTAACCCATGGAATTCATGACAGGACACTCCAGATATCAGGACACAACATCCTCAAACCTACAGCTGTTTACTTTTCCTTGGTGTTCACCACTCAAAGATGGAATGAATCAAGTTTTTATCAAAAATTAGtgatttaaaattgtttttttacATTAATATTCTGTTATttggagcacagggacattCCCGATAGATCCAAATGCTTTGCAAGGGTCATCTTGTTTTTGGGAGTCAAGAGAGCctccaaatattttaatttttaaaattaattaaaaactcTCTGCCACACCCCTGGTGCCAGCTCCTTTCCTTGCTCTCTGAACTACTCAGCCCTTTTGCTTCcccacaggaggagcagctgagatggACATTGAGGAAAACATTCCAGGAAAATGAAACAATGCAAACAGGATGCAGAATTTGAAGCAGCCAAAAATCCTCCAATAATTATTTCTCCCCAATTCTTTTTAGTTTTTGTGTCTGCAGGGTGGGGGTGGTTGGGATTAGGGGGTGGCCTCTGCTTGGCTGATGGAGAAAGGAGTGATGGAAAGAGGGAGGAGGGATAAAAACTGCCCAAATTCATCCGAGTTCAAGCACCAACAGAAAGGTTTGGATTAAACCTAACAGCCTGGCAGccaaaataaaattcatcaTGATACCCAAAGTTTCcaagagaataaataaatagcCTATAAAAGGAAACTACAGGACAGAGGTGGGGCAtggcaaagaagaaaataaatggcgatggagaaaataaaaagcaggtGAAGTTTGGGCTGAATAATGGAAttattaaggttggaaaaggctccaagatcatcaagtccaaccttcaATCACATCCCATCATGGCCACTGAACCACCAAGGGCCACATGCGCTCAGTTCTTGGATGGTgactctgccacctccctgggcagcctcttccacTGCCTGACCACTCTtcccatgaaaatattttccctcaTATCCAAGACAACAGCACTTCACTCCTGCCAAACAAGCTCTGCCATCCATGCCCTGGTCTGGAGAGaaaggggagctgcagggacaggggactggggctgggagaaGCTGAGAGCAAAGACACCCAGGATTTCAGCCCTGTCTCTGCAGGATGGAGTGTGGGGCCTGGGGCCTTTCCCAAGGTGTCCCAGCAGTCAGGATTGGATCTGCCAGTGGGACATCTCAAGGGAACAGAGGCACCAATGCCCAAACATCTGCAGGAACTGAGGAGCTCCTGGCCTGCCTGCTCACCCCCAGGAACCCCATTGACAATCAGACCTTAAATCCCATTCCTtaggcagagcctggaggttTTTGTGGAGAGTTCAAGGAAAGACATTACTGACTctgcagcctgcccagagctcagctttTGGTTGGTTTAAATCACTTTAAATCCTGCTTCTGCTGCACCTGGTGGGCTCATCCTCAGTTTACCACACCCACAAGCGGCTCCTGAtaggatttgggatttgagaGCATCCAAGTTCCTACAAAAGTATAATTATTCCACAGAACTGTGAGAAATCAACTGCCCAACTCAGAGAAAGAATCCAGACACAAATCCAAGCAAAAAGAACAGCTCTAAACCCAAGTTATTTGTCATGCTTATAAAAGGTTCtcatgcacaaaaaaaaaagaagctttttttttcaatttttacaCTAAATTCTGCTGTCCCAGCACCCCCTGCTCTAGCTCATAGTCATGGGACACAGTAATACTTACGCCACAGCAAAGTGATGCTTCACTGGTATCTTCACAGTACAGAGAAAAGATACAGTTAAAAACATACTTAATCTTACTCTAATTGCTGCTAAAATACACCAACTTATAAAATGATTTCTCTGGAATCCCTGTGGTTTCTCTCTCCCCAACCCCTacacaaaataaataagaataacTGGATTTTCGGCCAGTCagaaatagaggaaaaaagcatttcttttgcATTTCAAGCTTTTCAGGCTTTAGGATAGAACCCATAGTGTTTACATTAGCTCACAGGACTGATCTAAGGGATATGATTCCAACTATGGACCGATGCATACATGCTATTCCTGGTTACCATATGTAAAAGGACCAATCAGTCAAACAAATAatacatttataaatataaatgcgtgtatatatacagatatatgAGAGAGATGATAGGACAGGTGTTTCTACTTTAAAGCCCAACACAGAACTAGGAGAGCATCTGCacttggttttttccccaccccccccccaTCAAAAACCAAATCAAGTCTACCAATGGATTATAGCTGATTCCAAACACTCCTTACAAAATTAAAAGTGTGGGTTTTGTACTGTACCATAAACTCATATTAATGAGCAATTTAGGATATACTCTCCTCCATCACAAAACTAAAcctctgcttttttttattttcaagtcaTTTTTGCATCtaactaggatttttttttttggaaagcgAGATAAAATAGCTAGTGCTTAATATAGAAAGtcaaaaattaaattccttCTGCATCTGAGAATATACATGGGTCACTCTTTGCTGCCTGAGGTTTTCCAGAATTATTGACCAAGCTGTGCACAGAAGAACTTCAGGATATTGGatgaaagcttaaaaaaaaaaccctaaaaaacctTGAAAAACTCCACTGGAACTTTGTAGTCTGTTCTGACTTGTTCTCTCTGTAACCTGGCTCTGAACTGTCAGACAAGGGGAGCAAACTGGAATCCCACATCCATTCCAGGAGAgcccaggaaggaaggaagaggctgctcacctgcagctcagcccacGCCACCGCCGAGGTCCCCGAGGAGCCAGAGCAGGGATCTCCTCACCAACTGCACTACCACTGCCACAGGGCTTCAAGTCAGCATTTCCCAGGACAACAAGAGCACAGTGCAACAGGAATTCTCTTCTGGAAGCTTGAGACACAAGAGTCAGTCTGGGGGGGGCgacagctccctcagcacctccgAGGGGCCCAAACCACATTTCCATGGAGCACGGGGCAGTGGGGCCAAGCAGCCCCTCTGCACAGCAAATCCCCACCTGCCCCAAACACCTCTCAGAACCACTGCATTTGTTTTCATGGTGGCAACACAAGGAAGATACAGCTACTCACAACTTCCACCCCTCTACGCTCCTTCTCGCCTCTTCTTCACCATGCTCTGAATAACAGCatctattttcttttcactttccAGTAGTTGTAAATAAGAGGTAGCTGAGCTACTATTAAAAATCATGCTTTGAAGAGGAGGAACCTTTCAAATGTTGAAGTCACCCCTTTAGCTGCACAATCTCGATTAATACTATAAAAATATGAgaggacaaaaagaaaatagatgCAAGTAACTTTTGCATTTGGCACCTTTTGTCTAGATATTCATACTTCTCAAGTATTCTCTTTTTAATAAAGTTAATGCACACATAGGACACACCACATCAAAGGTTTGCTACATATTTACAAGGCACCAACCCTTTGTCACTGTTTTTACACGGATAAAGAACCAATAGAAAGCACatcaggacccccaaaactgTAGTATGGACATACTTCAGTTCAGTACATTTCCATCAACGTTTGGCCTGGGAAGATTAAAATAATCCAGATCCTTCTTACAATATAGAAACTGTAAACATTTTATAGCTGCCTTTAGGATTGGTGTATTGTGCAAAAGTTATAATTATTACTGTGTCTAAGGATTTATGGCAGAAACCACATAAAAACTCTGTAAGAAGGTGCTATTTCTataatacaaaaacaaaacgAGGGAGAGAAGTCATAAGCGTGACTCGAAAATGTCATGTTCTTGCTGAGAAGCTGGAAGCCTCTGCAATGTGATGAACTCGTAGTGTGTGGGGAAGAATTTCTGTAATTTAAGGCCTAATGACTAAGGCTTGTTTTGACCAATGAAGTGTGGAGATCTGAagctttaaaacaaacacaaactgACAGGATGGAAAAGCACCACTGTGAAAACGTGAGTGGAGTCCCCGCACAACTTGCTTGGTAGAATTTCTGGTAAAATCCCTGCAGTAGAAGGCCATTGAAGTTCTTTTAAAATTGTTCCAAAGTTTTCCATCTGTCAATAATTCCATCCCATGAGATGGCTGACCCTGgctttttctgtcattttccgCACCCTGCCTGACCTGGAAGTACCAAGGTTCAAAGGATCCTCGGTGTGCACAAAATTGTCATTGTCGGAGTCGTCGTTGTACAGGACAGTTCTCCTGCCCTCGTTCCTGGTTTTGATCCGAGGGGGTCGGCTGAACCTCCCTCCAAACACGTTCTCCCCAAACTGTCCCCCAAAGAGGTTTTCAAACTCGTCGTCAGCGAGCCGGGCGCGCTTGGCTCTGGTGGCTCCTCGCGAGGCCCCTCGGCTTCCTCggcctctccttcctccccgGCCGCCGCCTCTTCCTCTGCCGCAGCCTCTTCCACCTCTGCCCCCTCGGCCCCCTCTGCTCCACCTGCCCCACCTGCCCCATCTGCCCCTCCTCCCCGTGCCTCGGCCCTGCCAATTCCGTTTGCCCCCGGTGAGTTTCCGTTTGATTTTGCgtttgggttttttggattGCACAACTTTGCTGTAGTCGTGGTCGCCGTCGATGTAATCCTGGTCTGTCCTGGAGGTTGATTCTGAGTCGGAATCAGAGCCACTTCTGCtgtcagagctggagctggatccTGATTCCCCACTTTCTGATGAAGACAAACCAGACTTTTCCTTTAattctctcttcttttcctcctcctcctcctcctctgcctcctccaggGGCTCATCCTCCTCTGAGGCGCTCAGCAGCTTCCTCTTGACTCCTGCCCGGGGTTCTCTGCCATCCCCGTTGGTGAGGGGCCCATCAGGAGAGTGATCtaagcaaaataacaaaataaccCCATCAGCACCACACCACAGCCAAACAGGACACAAAAAGTGGGATTTGCTGCAGTTGCCTTTGGGATTCTCTTCAGCTGTCTCTGAGGTGTGCTCAGGGATGATCCACTGGGAATTACTCACCCACATGCTGTGGACACAAGCAGGCGCTCTAAGAGGAAAATCTACCAAAGTAAACAAAGTTTTCATCTGGAAACAATGACTGCAAACTCTCCTGAGCAAGAGTTCAGTGAAGATGCAGGCAAAAAAAGGAGCCTGGAGTGACCAGGTTGGACACAAACATCTAAAACTCAGCCAGGTGAATCCTGCCTGGGGTGCCAAGGCAGGAAAACTCTAAAATCCATTTCAAAACTatacatacataaaaataacactGTGCAAACAGCATTTATTCCCTATCAAATGCATGTTCTCAAAAGGCTTAGTCCAGAGAATATTAATGGAAAGAATAACTCAAGGAAGTCAGTGACATAAGAAAGCTCACAGGGATTGCTGAACACCTTAAATGAAAATTCAATAAAGTATCTGGCTGGCTTGGGACCCAAAATCCTCCATGTTGTCAGGGTTATGAATGTGACAATGAAGATTAAATATCTTCTTTAAGACAGGAAAAGCTCATCTGCAGCATCCAGCACTGCTACAGCACAAGAGTGTGGACTTGGGAAAGGCTCCAGGGTTCAGGAAATGCCCATGTAGTGCCCACCTTGGTGGAAACTCTGAGTAACTCATCTCCCAGATTACCACACCTGATCTGTTTCCCTTCTAATCACAACTACTTTGTTTTGCaagtgagaaaaatatttatatatttttgtaaaatttttttcatcttcGGTTTCAGCTTGATTAATAAAGGCAAAGGCTCTGTGGTGGGAATTCTCTTGGTTTGTTTGCTGTCTGTAATTCCTGAAGGAACTGTAGGAGTTTAAGTGCAATCAAGTTTTCCATCTGAAAGGACTTTAAAGTTTTAAAGGACTTTTTAAGGTATACATGGAATCATCTGCATTCCACACCTCAGACAAGACACCACAGAGTAAAGGAGCAAagtaaattcaatttttttgtatggtttAGGAATATAAACAGTGCTACACTGAGGCAATAAACATCAGACAGAAGCAAGATCTTTCATCTCTAGTGAAACCAGTCAGTCACAGCACAGAATTATTCTTTCTCACCTTGTTTCACTGGTGTAGATTTGCTCCTGACTGGTCTGCCTTTCCCTGGGTCTATGGCATTTCCACTCCGGCTCTGTGCATTTGAGCCTGATGAAGATGGTTGACCCTCCAGCTCTTCACCAGTGGCTGAACCCAGAGGTTcttctgctgtatctgaaacTTCAGACAGGACAGCACAAGGGGACAGGGTGATTTTTATGCTCTGTTTACAGGGCTGTGTCTGGGGAGGTTCTGTCAACAGCCCAAGTCAGGGCAATCTCaccaagctgctctgcagccatggAAAGACAG from Ammospiza caudacuta isolate bAmmCau1 chromosome 14, bAmmCau1.pri, whole genome shotgun sequence harbors:
- the LOC131564124 gene encoding syntaxin-1B-like, with amino-acid sequence MRDRLAELQQRVAAEGDPHDDSLSFDNPAFVGDDASPVGRALREAAELWRALERLEQLSESIDRTQQSVLCCTSEESIAREKSGLGAARAAFARQAAALQPRLGAPPAAPVGASGRAGPRVRQTQLWLLLRRYGAVLARHYARESRYRHRLKEQIQRQAELAGINLGAQDVDLLAESPQGPRIVGRDLEELKAKHHLGLAQARQRQLMELEAQLLELRGLFVQLEGLLAQQHGAADSVEQHVLRTLDYAAQTGGGVKRAAKYQRPSRRSALLRAALGLCSCCPCLPCPGRGLR